The DNA segment ATTTCCTTGTTAAAACTGATGCAAAGTCCAACCAGGATTAGGGCCGGTACAAATAATAATCGAAATGCCAATTGACTAACTTCTCCAATGGATTCCTTTTCCTTGAGCATTTTTGAAAACAAGGGAAGTAATAGTACTGAAAATAAATAAGCAATCATATTGGCCGAATCCAATAACCGATAAGCTTGTGCGTAAATGCCTGATTGTTCCGCTCCATCCGGAAGTAAGCGCTCTAACATAACTGTATCAATACGATTGTAAAATGCCATTAATAAGGTAAGCATGGCAAAAGGAAAGCTCTTTTTTAAAATTACCCTCAATAACATAGGATTCCATTGTAGCCTTTTTAACCTTGCCTTTTTTAATACAATTACCAGAGTAAACAAGGCTGTTAAGAAGTAACAAAAACTCTGAATCCAAATAAAATGCTCAACAGTAAACCGCTTTTGGTAGGTATGACTCAACAGTAAACCTCCGCAAATAAATATCATTAATAAGCGATCCAGTACGGAAATAAAACTGTCTATCTTAAACAAATGCAATCCTTGAATGTTGGATCTTAAATACAAAATGAAGGAAAGTAAAAACTGATTGAATCCCAATCCAACCAACATCCATAATTTTCTTTCATCATACTGGAGCAGAACACCTACTACCAATAAAATAATCGAATAAAAAATCGCCAATAGGAGTTTTAAAACTACCAAAGACGAAAGGTGCTTGTTCAATAAAAAACTATGCTGTGAAATATTTCGGTTGTTGAAATTGGTAATCCCAACATCCAGTAGGATATTCATTACCAAACTCAAATTGAATAAGGCAAAATATAAACCATATTCCGTCTCGCCAACCAAATTCTGAACCTCTCGGTCTATTCCCAATATCCAAAATGGCTTGATGAGCAAGTTTAGGAATAGGAGTAAGGCAAGATTGGTTACAAATTTCTTCTGAGACAAGTTTAAAAAGGCTTAAGGATTCAACTCACTGTATTTATAACCTACACCCCGAATAGAAATGAAATGCCTGGGGTTTTTAGGGTCTGTTTCAAAGTATTTTCGAAAATCAACAATCAAATTATCAATGGTTCGGGTGTTTGGAAACGAATTATATCCCCATACTGTATCTAATATCTGCTCCCGACTAACTACCTCATTCTTACGCTCAACTAATAAGCGTAATAACATCATTTCTTTTTTGGAAAGTGTATGCAGCTGTCCTTTGGAAT comes from the Bacteroidia bacterium genome and includes:
- a CDS encoding polysaccharide biosynthesis C-terminal domain-containing protein; this encodes MSQKKFVTNLALLLFLNLLIKPFWILGIDREVQNLVGETEYGLYFALFNLSLVMNILLDVGITNFNNRNISQHSFLLNKHLSSLVVLKLLLAIFYSIILLVVGVLLQYDERKLWMLVGLGFNQFLLSFILYLRSNIQGLHLFKIDSFISVLDRLLMIFICGGLLLSHTYQKRFTVEHFIWIQSFCYFLTALFTLVIVLKKARLKRLQWNPMLLRVILKKSFPFAMLTLLMAFYNRIDTVMLERLLPDGAEQSGIYAQAYRLLDSANMIAYLFSVLLLPLFSKMLKEKESIGEVSQLAFRLLFVPALILVGLCISFNKEIITMLYPQSEESSYEVLAVLMLCFLPICSSYVFGTLLTANGSLRELNYIALGSMVLNVGLNFVFIPTMKANGAALASLTTQVFNSIAQVWIVRQKFKINFSIYDLLRFSILSIFCIFGFSLISNQFSSMYWLLKFISLGGLGLVIAFLLQLISIKTIYKVFRSE